tctgcaggctcgcggggccctacacgatattaggcagctataccagattctttggctcttcagtgtataacagggattgttaccttaatttagaattttttttcaCTCCTCTCTGGATTTAGCGACGGTGATAACACTCAATCAGTGGTGAAATAAGAGATAACAATGGGAAAGTGGGAGCATATGATAAAAGAAACGCTGATCTGCAAGTCTGCAGTGATGTAGCACATACTGTTTAAAAACTGGCCTTTCAAGAATCAACGAGCAAAAGTCTTGCAGTGCCTTTCGAAACAAACTTAATTACTTAATTATGGTTTTAACTAATACCTTTTAGGTAACTAATTTTTTCTGTGTCAACAGAAATTTTACAATTTACTTATGCGCCAGTTGTAGAATATTCACGCTCTTAGGATTTAATAGTGCATGCACTTGTCTATCATGTTGTTTTGCGGTCATATGTGGACTTGTATGTCTAGTTAATTCATAGTCATTGGGGAGTTCCAAGATGCATCAGTGCCATTTAATTATCACTATCCTCTTCAAGTGCGAAGCAAATACAAAGATATTTACATTACACAACGTATCAAATTTATCCGGATACCTCAAAGTAATTCGAAATTGAAGTTAGGTGTCACGAGGGGTggtcccaccagtataaaaggaggcgggagtactgtgttgtcagtagagaagcagtagcagGAGAATGCGTTGAGTAGCagtgctcagtgacttcgaatgtggactagtcattggatatcactTGAGTAATCAATCCACTTGGAATATTTCGACCCATCTAAGGCTGCCCAATGGTGCtgttggtggtgtgtgtgtgtaaagtgaaaacgcgaaggaaacCACTGGTAATCAGAGACCAAGCAAACCTTGATTACTGACAGAATtggccgtcgagcattgcggatgtTGATTGTACGGAATCGCAAGAAATCGACGGAAGGCATCACTTGTGACTTCCAAAGTTCTACCAGCAGCCAGCCACCGCAATTACTGCGTGTCGGGAGTTAAAAATAATAACGAGGTACAATGGTGGAGCTGCTTCTGGTAAGGCACACATTTCAGGGGACAGTGCTGAGCGACGCTCGAAGTGCTGTAAAGAGCGACGGCACTggacagtggttcaaaatggttcacatggctctgagcactatgggacttaacatctgtggtcatcagtcccctagaacttagaactacttaaacctaactaagctaaggacatcacacacatccatgcccgaggcatgattcgaacctgcgaccatagcggtcgcgcggttccagactgtagcgcctagaaccgctctgccactcctgccggctttggcgaatgcctggagaacgttaccagtCATCACACGGAGTGCCAACGGTAAAGTACAGAGATGGTGATGTTACGGTATGTGGGTGTTTTCTGTGGTGATGGTGTGATCTCCTTATAGCGATTAAGAAACAGCTAAATGGGGAATGATATGAACCCATAAtaaagcattgtgtactgtgtactgtaGACGAACTCCTCGGAGACGGTGGTTATTTGTATCTgcttgacaatgcaccctgtcataaggcatcatctgtgaggcaatggtacgTGGCCAATAGAATTCTTGAAATGGACCTACCTGGCCAGAGACCCGACGTGAACCCAATGTAACACCTTGAGGATGAGTTAAAACGTCGACTTCGCTACAGACTCCAGCGTTCAACATCATTACGTTccttggtttcggttcttgagagaGAATGACGTGCCATTCCACCACAGGCATCCATACAGCTGATTGTAAGTGTCCCAGAAAGAgttaaagccgtcataaaggcgaagggctcTCACAATCTTTGCTAATGTCCTTCAAATAAATGCGCTTTTTATTAGAgcgagaccttttcacgaaatttcaaccaccaactttctcctccgaattcgaatatactttgttggcacccaccaacataCATAGAAATGATCTtcgtaataaaattagagaaatcagagatcgcacggaaaaatttacgtGTTCATTCCTCCCGCGCAATGTTCGAGAGTGGAaggatagagaaatagcttgaaggtggctctatgaaccctctaccaggtccTGAATCGTAGATTGCAGACTAGTCATGCAGATTGACATGTAATagatgtcctgatacttttgatctgatagtgttCATTATCAGTGTAGAAGGTTTATAATAGTGGTTTTGCTGAAAAGTCGTTATACAAGTTATATCTCATTGTCTCGTATCTATTTACTTAGAGTAACAAATACCGTCAAAGCAAGCTATGTTAACATGCCTAGTTCACTGACATTCCATCGGGAGGTTTTCGGTTTTGACCATGTGGGTAGACGAAATTCTTATCACCAATATTTGACCCGAAGGGAGAGGTCTGGCGTTACCAGACTACCCATCAATGTCATGGGATAAATATCAAATCTCTGTACAGTGTCTCATAGAGTCAGGGCACATGACAGTGCTGATGGTGACCCAGCTGTCGGGTGTAGAAGTTAAACTCGACGGCCATGTTGATGATGTTCAAATGGAAATTAAGAAGGGGAAGACAGTGGAAGAAGACGAAAAGGATGAAAGCAGaggagaaaatttgaaaaagattTCTGCTCAACACAGTTGGACGCTCTATCAGCCACAAGTGTGTTCTCATTCAAGTGTATCTGGTGAATACTGGACCGATCGCAGTTTATATGTTTCACTCACAGCTTAGGCGATTTCTCAGCTTACGATTTTCGATCATAAGTTTGCAGTAGCTTATTTTGATTTACACCTCTTGACAATAGCGTATGTGACAAGTACAAGACGTAGAATTCTCTAGTGACAGTGGAAAGATCTTTAGGTGACGTGATGATGTGGAATCCAGTGTCCAGCTGTGTTACAAACTGTGCAGAGGGGAGAGTCTCGAAAGTGGCTGATACTTGAGAGCTGACCGATTCAGAATAATGATCTCCTTCAGGATTTCAACAGCCTCGAGGAGTTCTTGAACGATATGCTTGAAACGAACATTATTTTTACACCAGTTTTCACAATATTGAGGAAATTCGCAAAAACAACGCCACTTCTTAAACTTACAGTTAGATCAAATGAGACGAAGCTTAGCCGCGGTATTAACACAAAACATACCATAAACAAAATATGAAATTCAAagttgcatcaaatggttcaaatggctctgaacactatgggacttaacttctgaggtcatcagtcccctagaacttagaactactgaaatctaactaacctaaggacatcacacacatccatgcccaaggcaggattcgaacctgcgaccgtagcggtcccgcgcttccagactgtagcgcctagaaccgctcggccactccggccggctgcacacagtaCTCGATTATTTCATAAATATGGTAGATGCAGCAATACATTCGTGGTGTGGGTACGATACTATTCCTTTAAATGCATAGCAACGTACAAAGGTGGACGAAAATCTGGGAACaacgaaaacacaacacattaccacgctTTACGCAGTGTAGGAAAAcccgttggcgttcaaaacagcttccagtcgtctcgtaatCTGTAAATACACATCCTGTATGAATTTAGAGGTAATCTTATACAATTCTTTTTGCAAAATAGTGGCACAGGTAACAATGATGCAGGTGGATAGCGTTCATGCACCCTTATTTTTTTGACGGCCTTCGTAGTGACAACACTtcactgtagaaacggcctacgaagtcaccgccacacttttaatagcgggccgaccggtccgctggaacagtgaacagaaagatgaaaacccaaacactcggattaaatgaaagtcggtacttatctttattaacgacgatacagaacacagtggtgaacatggtctacagaaatctgtctagttcgagtcggagcggcttggtcagcgtcggctgacgacaaacaacaactctgctgcgatgaacacacaactgactagcaggtacacaattcggtggcgagtatacaactgagcggcggatacagaactgtcctagcgctcgcgactccagcgcttaagaagccagaagccagcggtggcgcgcgcagacttgcggcgatttcctgtatcgctggcgctgcttatgcggacggcgtccggactttgatgctgccaacctttttggcagcgggctcggttggcattactggctaggatataacactcctcccccccccccccaagtcgccgcaccgtcgttgaataaggacgtggcgagcgtcgacggtgggggaggggtctggccgcaggcgtagcagaagagaccggggcggagactgttgtcggtggcagtccccggtccgcaccccagcattggctgcgcggggcctcgggaaacaccgactgaaaaccgaggtcagggtgcacgcctgtgaccacgggcacagcttctggtactggacgcgacggggcgtcgggacccacgaagagaggcagcgtctcctgacgctgcgtcgacggctgctgagtgggcgccggacaaggcgctgcggtgtcagactccatgggggtgcccaaggaaagcggttgcagtacaggctgcacagccaccgcttgggaaggcggcccggctgaggggtcgacgtccatcagctccgaaggcggtggcgactgaagagggaccgcaggcgccggagcgaccacccggggcgctcccgtatgaagctgcgcgggaggcagcaacgggacgggctgtcggcgtggtagcggcgacggctgctgctgctgccctgggggcggcagcgaagtcggaaggcacggctggaacccgccgcggaccaaatctgtggacaaagaacgagcggcagaatccgggcggccagcgcggcgcaactggttctgatgcctcctgtgcaccccagtagcaccttgaacagtataaaaaccgcgaccctggacacttatcacggtaccacgttcccaacgacggcgaccgtgataaactctgaaaaaaacggcgtcgttgcgctgaaaacgcgtgcgatgctcagaagcggcgggtcgatccggggggtgcaacaaccgtagtagggtacgatgacgacggccgtggagaagctccgcaggcgaagggccgtcgcgtggcgtggtccggtacgacgacaggaacgtgatgagggcctgctgacgagagtgcgtagcacgaaggcggtccatatgatccttgaatgtgcgtacaaaacgttccgctgcaccattcgattgagggtggaacggcggagtaagaacatggcgaatgccattggcagaacaaaaaccttcaaattcagcagaggtaaattgtggaccattgtcagacactaaaacttctggaagaccctcaatacaaaaaattgaagtcaacgcccgtatagtttgtgcagacgttgtagactgcatgggcacaacaaacggaaaattactaaatgcatctatcacgatgagccaacgagaattccaatatggaccagcgaaatcaatatgtactcgctgccagggaccggcagggcgtgcccactcaaaatagcgttgaggcggagcagcttggtgttcggcacacgtcgaacaatctgtagacatctgcgtaatctgcttatcaataccgatccatgtacaatgacggcgggcgagctgcttggtgcggaccactccccaatgaccttgatgcaacaagtcgaggaccttggattggagcacttggggaaccactacacgaagctggtcattctcggtgcgtaacagcaaaactccgtgcgaaacagacaacagatgacgttgcggataatagcgacgaaccacaggatccgatatgtcctttgccttggacggccaaccacgttgaacaaaacgtaatagtaaactcagatgaggatccgtagctgtctcacgtgccacctgacgataatcaatcggaaaatcccggagggattgatgctcatcggcgtcaatctgatggcaagagtcgtcagaggaatcgaagacatcatccgcagcaatcgtcaatctagaaagcgcgtcagcgtttgcatgctgagctgtagggcgatacagtatctcatactggtattgtgataacaaaacagcccaacgttgtagtctctgagctgtccgctgaggaactggtttagacggatgaaacagcgacgtcaggggcttgtgatctgtgactaaatagaatggtctaccatagaggtagtgatggaattttgtgacaccgaacacaatagccaacgcttccttgtccaattggctataattacactgagttttgtttaacaatttagatgcgaacgcaataggacgttcggtgttaccgactcggtgagacaacacagcaccgagaccgaaagaagaagcatcacaagctaacaccagaggcttgttagggtcgtaatggaccagacaacgatcattcaataaagcctcttttagctgctgaaaggctgattggcaatcagctgaccacacaaacggaacattcttacggcggagacgatgcaacggtgcagcaatctgtgatgcattaggtataaacctaatataatatgtcaatttgccaagaactgcttgcaattcatgcagattgcgaggggcgggcaaatcacgaatagctgctaaatgtgactgggagggatgaatgccttgagcattaataacatgtcccagatactccaactccgtaaggaaaaatgaacatttatcgatgttgcaacgtaggcctgcctgagacaacactgtaaacaaacactccaaattacggaaatgttcagcaggcgtccgaccggacacaacaatatcgtcgaaatagttgcaacacgatggcacattagccaaaagttgggacaaaaaacgctgaaaaacagctggagctgacgcacaaccaaaaggcaaacgcagaaaacggaacaaccccaacgacgtgtttatgacaaaatactgttgcgattgctcgtcgaggggcaattgcaaatatgcttcacggagatcaattttggaaaagaaacgagcttcccctaacttatccatcagctcgtccggtctaggtaaaggaaaagaatcaatgacagtctgaggattaactgtcgacttaaaatcagcacacaaacgtaacttgccagacggtttctttataataactaagggagaagcccactggctcgctgaaacgggttgaataacaccgttgttttgccaacgacgaagttcatcttctacaggtgcccggagggcgtgaggcactggacgagcacgaaaaaatcgaggctgagcattatcttttaacgtaatatgagcggcaaagttcgcagcacaaccgagttcgtctgtaaatatgtcactgtatcgtttacacaaatcggttatgctgtcttgaggaacaacaacagaattaagttgcaacacattgtcttggatagacaggccaaacaagtcaaaacagtctaatccgaaaatatttacactgtctgtagcgcggagcactgtgaatgaaactgtttttgtgttgccccggaatgtggctggcacgctacatacacctaacacaggaatgtgttcgccactataagtagccaaagaatgttttgccgctgacagtttagggcggccgatagccgcatacgtagcactatttatgagagtcaccgacgcaccagtgtctaattgaaaattgaaggtcttatcctggatgcgtagcatcacaaatagtttattacactgtctctggatcggtgcagcggaggcggaagacacaaaatcagcgcgtttagcgcgtgttcgctgcttacgacaactcgtgggttgggcgggcggaacaacaactcccgcttcacttgcagtctgtacattactttttacagcgtttgaattacgcttgggtcgcatagcagagggctgggtgggtggcttattgcgaacaagtttattacccacacgaaccgtggaagagtctttaaacccgacctcctgggcgggctggctttgaagaacatgaatatccatgggctgggcagcactagaattgttcttgcgtttacgcaaacaaacagtctggatgtgtcctttcctttgacaaaagtgacaaaccgcgtttcgtaacgggcaacgttcacgaggatgagcaagaacacacttagggcaagacttaagtctatcattttgcacacgcggctgacgaatgtgtttaacatgacgcggcgggctagtgtttacagtctgactctgccggtggggccgcgggcgtgacataacttgcttagcacaggcaatttgagaaatacatggctgatctaactcacactcagcatagtcaaaagtatcttgggcttcaataatgttcatcacagtctctaatgacgggtcaggcaactttaagatagcagcacgaatacgagaatctgcaatgttttgagtaatagcgtctcgtaacatgacatcactgtaggaagctccacacacacaattaaatcggcactgacgggtgaggccccgtaaatctgttaaccactgtttattagattgatgtggcagtttctttaatc
This sequence is a window from Schistocerca nitens isolate TAMUIC-IGC-003100 chromosome 3, iqSchNite1.1, whole genome shotgun sequence. Protein-coding genes within it:
- the LOC126249316 gene encoding uncharacterized protein LOC126249316 translates to MDIHVLQSQPAQEVGFKDSSTVRVGNKLVRNKPPTQPSAMRPKRNSNAVKSNVQTASEAGVVVPPAQPTSCHLVRGGFQPCLPTSLPPPGQQQQPSPLPRRQPVPLLPPAQLHTGAPRVVAPAPAVPLQSPPPSELMDVDPSAGPPSQAVAVQPVLQPLSLGTPMESDTAAPCPAPTQQPSTQRQETLPLFVGPDAPSRPVPEAVPVVTGVHPDLGFQSVFPEAPRSQCWGADRGLPPTTVSAPVPRNELLQRSTMTSLPLTCVEAARHDVMGDQNLLPPRAAASSVGESAPSTTPQPNNAEGPAASAHRSVVGTQPPSLSGSDTGIPGDRDHVEPHPPVDFESRTRKQK